One window of the Bradyrhizobium sp. NP1 genome contains the following:
- a CDS encoding CusA/CzcA family heavy metal efflux RND transporter: MTDAVLSFALRQRYLVMLVVLGLALLGGWNFTRLPIDAVPDITNVQVQINARAPGYSPLETEQRITFPLETAMGGLPKLDHTRSLSRYGLSQVTAVFEDGTDIYFARQLVNERIQQAKDQLPAGVEVAMGPISTGLGEIYMYTVEAKAGAKTPDGADFSLSDLRTIQDWIVRPQLRNVPGLVEVNTIGGFERQFHVLPDPGKLMAYRLGFRDVMTALASNNANVGAGYIERNGEQYLVRAPGQVASIAEIQSIVIGSRSGVPVRIKDVAEVREGEDLRTGAATRNGEETVLGTAMLLMGENSRTVARRVATRLAEIAKSLPEGVFTRTVYDRTRLVEATIRTVQNNLLEGAALVIAVLFLILGNIRAAIAVACVIPLSMLLTITGMVEARVSANLMSLGAIDFGIIVDGAVIIVENCLRLLAEAQRARGGPLSLDERLQTIRRGAAEVVGPSLFGTLIIAVVYLPILTLSGVEGKMFTPMAATVLMALSGAALLSVTFVPAAVAIVVRGRVAEKENIFMRAARRAYLPLLDRAITYRRSVVAAAAVIVLASGVAATRMGGEFIPSLDEGDVALAAIRIPGTSLTQSLNLQKALERRVLEIPEVREFFTRIGTAEVATDPMGPGQTDGYIMLKPRSEWPDPGKPKSEVVEAIERAADEIPGSNYEISQPIQLRVNELISGVRSDVGIKIFGDDLDILQGGAVQVEAAIRRIRGATDVKIEQVAGLPILTVKLDRQALSRYGLSVAEVQNVVEIAIGGKSAGKLFEGDRRFDIVVRLPEPLRGSLEAIRALPIPLPAVEGGASADLAKAAWTGAPAAPLRSVPLSSVATVEAGPGPNQISRENGKRRIVVTANVRERDLSSFVAEAQAAVAQKVKLPPGYWIGWGGQFEQLVSATHRLAIVVPVALLLVFLLLFMSLGSAPDALLVFSGVPLALTGGIAALLLRGIPLSISAGVGFIALSGVAVLNGLVIIAFIERLRRDGKSVIDAVREGAATRLRPVLMTALVASLGFVPMAIASGAGAEVQRPLATVVIGGIISSTVLTLLVLPALYMLFRGERRREGA, from the coding sequence ATGACTGACGCCGTGCTCTCCTTCGCGCTTCGCCAGCGCTATCTGGTGATGCTTGTCGTGCTCGGCCTCGCCTTGCTCGGCGGGTGGAATTTCACCCGCCTGCCGATCGACGCCGTGCCTGATATCACCAACGTCCAGGTGCAGATCAATGCCCGCGCGCCGGGCTATTCGCCGCTCGAGACCGAGCAGCGCATCACCTTTCCGCTGGAAACCGCGATGGGTGGCTTGCCGAAACTCGACCATACGCGTTCGCTGTCTCGCTACGGGCTGAGCCAGGTCACGGCCGTCTTCGAAGACGGCACTGACATCTATTTCGCCCGCCAGCTCGTCAACGAACGCATTCAGCAGGCGAAGGACCAGCTTCCGGCCGGCGTCGAGGTCGCGATGGGACCGATCTCGACTGGTCTCGGCGAGATCTACATGTACACCGTCGAGGCCAAGGCGGGCGCGAAGACGCCCGACGGTGCGGACTTTTCACTGAGCGACCTGCGCACGATCCAGGACTGGATCGTCAGACCACAGCTTCGCAACGTGCCCGGGCTGGTCGAGGTCAACACCATCGGTGGCTTCGAGCGCCAGTTCCACGTACTGCCCGACCCGGGCAAGCTGATGGCCTATCGGCTCGGCTTCCGCGACGTGATGACGGCGCTCGCCAGCAACAACGCCAATGTCGGCGCAGGCTATATCGAGCGCAATGGCGAGCAGTATCTGGTGCGCGCGCCGGGACAGGTCGCGAGCATCGCCGAAATCCAGTCGATCGTGATCGGTTCGCGCAGCGGTGTGCCGGTCCGCATCAAGGACGTTGCCGAGGTCCGCGAGGGCGAGGACCTGCGCACGGGCGCCGCGACGCGGAACGGCGAGGAGACCGTGCTCGGAACCGCCATGCTGCTGATGGGCGAGAACAGCCGCACCGTCGCCCGCCGCGTCGCAACAAGGCTTGCGGAAATCGCGAAATCGCTCCCCGAGGGCGTGTTCACGCGCACCGTCTACGACCGCACCCGGCTGGTCGAGGCTACCATCCGCACCGTCCAGAACAACCTGCTGGAGGGCGCGGCTCTCGTCATCGCCGTGCTGTTTCTCATCCTCGGCAACATCCGCGCGGCGATCGCGGTCGCCTGCGTCATTCCGCTCTCGATGCTGCTCACGATCACCGGGATGGTCGAAGCCCGCGTCAGCGCCAACCTGATGTCGCTGGGCGCGATCGACTTCGGCATCATCGTCGACGGCGCGGTCATCATCGTCGAGAACTGCCTGCGGCTGCTCGCCGAGGCGCAGCGGGCGCGGGGAGGGCCGTTGTCGCTCGACGAGCGCCTGCAGACGATCCGCCGCGGCGCGGCCGAGGTGGTCGGCCCGAGCCTGTTCGGCACCCTGATCATCGCGGTGGTGTATCTGCCGATCCTCACGCTGTCCGGCGTCGAGGGCAAGATGTTCACGCCGATGGCGGCGACCGTGCTGATGGCGCTGTCGGGCGCTGCATTGCTCTCGGTCACTTTCGTGCCGGCCGCCGTCGCCATCGTCGTGCGGGGGCGCGTCGCTGAAAAGGAAAACATCTTCATGCGGGCGGCGCGGCGCGCCTATCTGCCGCTGCTCGATCGCGCCATCACCTATCGCCGCAGCGTCGTCGCTGCCGCCGCGGTGATCGTGCTGGCGAGCGGTGTCGCGGCAACGCGGATGGGCGGTGAGTTCATCCCGAGCCTCGACGAGGGCGACGTGGCGCTTGCCGCGATCCGGATTCCCGGCACGAGCCTGACCCAGTCGCTCAATCTGCAGAAAGCGCTGGAGCGGCGGGTGTTGGAAATCCCCGAGGTGCGGGAGTTCTTCACCCGGATCGGGACCGCGGAGGTCGCGACCGACCCGATGGGGCCGGGGCAGACCGACGGCTACATCATGTTGAAGCCGCGCAGCGAATGGCCCGACCCCGGCAAGCCGAAATCGGAAGTCGTCGAGGCGATCGAGCGGGCCGCCGATGAAATTCCCGGCAGCAATTACGAGATTTCGCAGCCGATCCAGCTGCGCGTCAACGAGCTGATCTCGGGGGTGCGCAGCGACGTCGGCATCAAGATTTTTGGCGACGACCTCGACATCCTGCAAGGTGGCGCCGTGCAGGTCGAGGCGGCGATCCGCAGGATCCGCGGCGCGACCGACGTCAAGATCGAGCAGGTCGCCGGCCTGCCGATCCTGACCGTGAAGCTCGATCGCCAGGCGCTGTCCCGCTATGGCCTCAGCGTCGCCGAGGTGCAGAACGTGGTGGAGATCGCGATCGGCGGCAAGAGCGCCGGCAAGCTGTTCGAGGGCGACCGGCGTTTCGACATCGTGGTCCGGCTTCCCGAACCCCTGCGCGGTAGCCTGGAAGCGATCCGCGCGCTGCCGATCCCGCTGCCTGCTGTGGAAGGAGGGGCGTCCGCTGATCTGGCCAAGGCGGCCTGGACCGGCGCGCCGGCCGCGCCGCTGCGATCGGTTCCGCTGTCCTCGGTCGCGACGGTGGAGGCGGGGCCAGGCCCCAACCAGATCAGCCGCGAGAACGGCAAGCGGCGGATCGTGGTGACCGCCAATGTCCGCGAGCGCGACCTGTCCTCCTTCGTGGCGGAGGCGCAGGCCGCGGTGGCGCAGAAGGTCAAGCTGCCCCCGGGCTACTGGATCGGCTGGGGCGGGCAGTTCGAGCAGCTCGTCTCGGCGACGCACCGGCTGGCCATCGTGGTGCCGGTCGCGCTGCTTTTGGTGTTCCTGCTGCTGTTCATGAGCCTGGGGTCGGCGCCCGACGCGCTGCTCGTCTTCAGCGGCGTGCCGCTGGCGCTAACCGGTGGCATCGCCGCATTGCTTCTGCGCGGCATTCCGCTGTCGATCAGCGCCGGCGTCGGCTTCATAGCGCTCTCCGGTGTCGCCGTGCTCAACGGCCTCGTCATCATCGCCTTCATCGAGCGGCTGCGTCGCGACGGTAAAAGCGTGATCGATGCCGTGCGCGAGGGCGCGGCGACGCGGCTGCGGCCGGTGCTGATGA
- the ihpB gene encoding divalent metal ion exporter adaptor subunit IhpB, translating to MKTSNTIIAVLVALAAGAYGQRLLAPAPVEAPERVDKKEDRQPNTHVEQDEHGAERILISDVKLAAAGAVFAEAAAATLSDTLSFNGVLRANQEAVVQVTPRFNGIVRAIRKRIGDAVVKDDQLASIESNQSLTAYDLKAPISGTVIDRQISLGEYASEQKPAFVVADLSTIWVDLSIYRQDLKRVRIGDEVLIDPDDGAGDIRANISYLAPVGASETQTALARVVVANPDGRLRPGLFVTARLVLAKRSVPVAVRSGAVQTLENKTVVFVREGSDKLEARPVELGEADSHFVEIRAGLSAGERYVAENSFVVKAEMGKGEAEHD from the coding sequence ATGAAGACGTCCAACACGATCATCGCGGTGCTGGTTGCGCTGGCGGCAGGGGCCTATGGGCAGCGCCTGCTCGCGCCCGCGCCTGTCGAGGCGCCCGAGCGCGTCGACAAGAAGGAGGATCGGCAGCCGAACACGCATGTCGAGCAGGACGAGCATGGCGCCGAGCGCATCCTGATCAGTGACGTCAAGCTCGCGGCCGCCGGCGCGGTGTTCGCGGAGGCCGCGGCGGCGACCTTGAGCGACACGCTGTCGTTCAACGGTGTGCTGCGCGCCAACCAGGAGGCCGTGGTCCAGGTCACACCGCGCTTCAACGGCATCGTGCGCGCGATCAGGAAGCGGATCGGCGACGCGGTCGTCAAGGACGACCAGCTCGCTTCGATCGAGAGCAACCAGAGTCTCACCGCCTATGACCTCAAAGCGCCGATCAGCGGCACTGTGATCGACCGGCAGATCTCGCTCGGCGAATATGCCTCCGAGCAGAAGCCGGCCTTCGTCGTCGCCGACCTCTCGACGATCTGGGTCGACCTCTCGATCTATCGGCAGGACCTGAAGCGGGTACGCATCGGCGACGAGGTCCTGATCGATCCGGACGATGGTGCAGGCGACATAAGGGCCAACATCTCCTACCTCGCGCCGGTCGGTGCCAGCGAAACCCAGACCGCGCTCGCGCGCGTCGTCGTCGCCAATCCCGACGGTCGGCTTCGTCCGGGCCTGTTCGTCACCGCGCGCCTCGTGCTCGCCAAGCGCAGCGTGCCGGTCGCGGTGCGCTCGGGTGCCGTTCAGACCTTGGAAAACAAGACCGTCGTCTTCGTGCGCGAAGGTTCCGACAAGCTCGAGGCCCGGCCGGTCGAGCTCGGCGAAGCCGACAGCCATTTTGTCGAGATCCGCGCCGGCCTTTCCGCCGGCGAGCGCTATGTGGCGGAAAACAGCTTTGTCGTGAAGGCCGAGATGGGCAAGGGCGAGGCGGAGCATGACTGA
- the ihpA gene encoding divalent metal ion exporter subunit IhpA, producing the protein MTVKGFAARMACVLAVLAAPHMAGTSHAQTLTLKTALTRALAASPRLSAAERDIGVASGQRRQAGALINPELSYEQDNSFGSGIHRGTRAAETTLQISQVVELFGKRDARIAAGEAGVEAAAIQRQAVRLEVLSETAIAFVGVLGTQRRIQILEEQVAAIDRLTPLLQRRVDAGASSPAETGRAEVASALVKADLERSRAALASARRELAVLMGDAQPKFASVGGLLDATGRPSSFATVVAAIDANPQLARWTAVYAQRNAELLLARLKPYPDVRIGAGWRHFSETRDDAVRLSVSVPIPIFDQNQGNIAAAQESLARTRAERETNRNALIVLAGRAYDALQGSLRELKVLREQAIPKSRQAADAIAEGYGQGRFSLLEVLDAQASVAQARLREQEAQQNFHVAVATIEGLVGNPFSLTREGSR; encoded by the coding sequence ATGACTGTCAAAGGCTTTGCCGCGCGCATGGCGTGCGTGCTGGCCGTGCTGGCGGCCCCGCACATGGCGGGTACCTCGCATGCGCAAACCCTGACGCTGAAAACGGCGCTCACGCGCGCGCTCGCGGCCAGCCCGCGGCTTAGCGCCGCCGAGCGCGATATCGGCGTCGCGTCCGGCCAACGCCGGCAGGCCGGCGCGCTCATCAACCCCGAACTATCATACGAACAGGACAATTCCTTCGGCTCCGGCATCCATCGCGGCACCCGCGCGGCCGAGACCACACTGCAGATCAGCCAGGTGGTCGAGCTGTTCGGCAAGCGCGACGCGCGAATTGCGGCCGGCGAAGCCGGTGTCGAGGCGGCCGCGATCCAGCGCCAGGCGGTGCGGCTCGAAGTGCTGTCGGAAACCGCCATCGCCTTCGTCGGCGTGCTCGGCACGCAGCGGCGGATCCAGATCCTGGAGGAGCAGGTCGCCGCCATCGATCGCCTGACGCCGCTGTTGCAGCGGCGTGTCGATGCCGGCGCGTCGTCGCCCGCCGAGACCGGACGGGCCGAGGTGGCCTCGGCGCTGGTGAAGGCGGACCTCGAACGCAGCCGCGCGGCGCTCGCCAGCGCGCGGCGCGAGCTCGCGGTGCTGATGGGCGACGCGCAGCCGAAATTCGCTTCCGTCGGCGGACTGCTCGATGCGACCGGGCGTCCGTCCTCGTTCGCAACCGTGGTGGCTGCGATCGACGCCAATCCGCAACTCGCGCGCTGGACCGCGGTCTATGCCCAGCGCAATGCCGAACTGCTGCTGGCGCGGCTGAAACCCTATCCGGACGTGAGGATCGGCGCCGGATGGCGGCATTTCAGCGAGACGCGCGACGATGCCGTGCGGCTGTCGGTCTCGGTGCCAATCCCGATCTTCGACCAGAACCAGGGCAATATAGCCGCCGCACAGGAAAGCCTCGCCAGGACGCGCGCCGAACGCGAGACGAACCGCAATGCGCTGATCGTGCTCGCGGGCCGCGCCTATGACGCGCTGCAGGGTTCGCTGCGCGAACTCAAGGTTCTGCGCGAGCAGGCAATTCCGAAATCACGCCAGGCGGCGGATGCGATCGCTGAGGGTTACGGGCAGGGGCGCTTTTCGCTGCTCGAGGTGCTGGACGCGCAGGCCAGTGTCGCGCAAGCGCGGCTGCGCGAGCAGGAAGCGCAGCAGAATTTCCATGTCGCGGTCGCCACCATCGAGGGGCTGGTCGGCAATCCCTTTTCTCTCACTCGGGAGGGTTCCCGATGA
- a CDS encoding enoyl-CoA hydratase/isomerase family protein has translation MPDFVTIEKGLGPEGRIAVARFDRGDGINALSPEAMRQLTTAARSFEDDGDTSVVVLAGNAKAFSAGFDLKDPEGRSRRTMDIGSLRRHLKLGPRLTRAWQEMEQVTIGAIEGFCIGGGVALAVALDFRVMARNAHLRVPEIGLGMNMSWQSVPRMLHLMGPARTKQAVILADERISAEQAHDWGLVEEVAEPGGAFAAAMLLAEKVARQPPISVAMTKLTVNRIAHALDDLASHMDVDQFALASQTDDHREAVEAFLGKRKARFRGR, from the coding sequence ATGCCGGATTTCGTGACGATCGAAAAGGGGCTTGGCCCGGAGGGACGGATCGCGGTGGCGCGGTTCGACCGCGGCGACGGCATCAACGCGCTGTCGCCGGAGGCGATGCGGCAGCTCACCACGGCCGCGCGCAGCTTCGAGGATGACGGCGACACCTCGGTGGTCGTGCTCGCCGGCAACGCCAAGGCGTTTTCCGCCGGCTTCGACCTGAAGGACCCCGAGGGCCGCTCGCGCCGGACCATGGATATCGGCTCCTTGCGCCGGCATTTGAAGCTCGGGCCGCGGCTGACGCGAGCCTGGCAGGAGATGGAGCAGGTCACGATCGGCGCGATCGAGGGCTTCTGCATCGGCGGTGGCGTCGCGCTTGCGGTCGCGCTCGATTTCCGCGTGATGGCGCGCAACGCACATTTGCGCGTGCCCGAGATCGGGCTCGGCATGAACATGAGCTGGCAGAGCGTGCCGCGCATGCTGCACTTGATGGGACCGGCGCGGACGAAACAGGCGGTCATCCTCGCCGATGAGCGCATTTCGGCCGAGCAGGCTCATGACTGGGGCCTGGTCGAGGAAGTCGCGGAACCCGGCGGGGCCTTCGCGGCGGCGATGCTGCTGGCGGAAAAGGTGGCGCGACAGCCGCCGATCTCGGTCGCGATGACGAAGTTGACCGTCAACCGGATCGCGCACGCGCTCGACGATCTGGCCAGCCACATGGATGTCGATCAGTTCGCACTCGCAAGCCAGACCGATGATCACAGGGAAGCCGTGGAAGCCTTTCTCGGCAAGCGCAAGGCGCGCTTCAGGGGACGCTAG
- the nthA gene encoding nitrile hydratase subunit alpha: protein MTGHDHDHHHHDHSELSETELRVRALESVLTEKGYVDPASLDLLIELYEKKIGPRNGIRVVAKAWSDPAYQARLLKDATAAMAELDYAGRQGEHMVVVENTPEVHNMVVCTLCSCYPHPVLGLPPVWYKSAPYRSRAVSDPRGVLKDFGVTLPATTKIRVWDSTAEVRYLVLPMRPNGTEGWTAEQLAELVTRDSMIGTGLPKQPGEVS from the coding sequence ATGACCGGGCACGACCACGACCATCACCACCACGACCATTCCGAACTGTCGGAGACCGAGCTTCGCGTGCGCGCGCTGGAAAGCGTGCTCACCGAAAAGGGCTATGTCGATCCGGCCTCGCTCGATCTTCTGATCGAGCTCTACGAGAAGAAGATCGGCCCGCGCAATGGCATCCGTGTCGTTGCAAAAGCCTGGTCCGATCCGGCCTATCAGGCGCGTCTCCTCAAGGACGCCACGGCCGCGATGGCCGAGCTCGACTATGCCGGCCGCCAGGGCGAGCACATGGTCGTGGTCGAGAATACGCCCGAGGTGCACAACATGGTCGTGTGCACGCTGTGCTCCTGCTATCCGCATCCGGTGCTGGGGCTGCCGCCGGTCTGGTACAAATCCGCGCCCTACCGTTCGCGCGCCGTGTCCGATCCGCGCGGCGTGCTGAAGGATTTTGGCGTGACCCTGCCCGCGACGACGAAAATCCGCGTCTGGGATTCCACCGCCGAAGTCCGCTACCTCGTGCTGCCGATGCGCCCGAACGGCACGGAAGGCTGGACCGCCGAACAGCTCGCCGAGCTCGTCACGCGCGACAGCATGATCGGCACGGGCTTGCCGAAACAGCCGGGCGAGGTCAGCTAG
- the nthB gene encoding nitrile hydratase subunit beta, translated as MDGAHDMGGVKGFGPVVPEPNEPVFHADWERRAFALTVAMARPGGWNIDMSRFARENRPPADYLGKSYYEIWLAGLETLTLERGLVTREEIEAGKVLVAAKSGVKPIAPQEVSPAIRKGGPTERAPGAPALFAVGDTVRMKDIHPKTHTRLPHYVRGHLGTIEHNHGCHVFPDLNSQGKGENPQWLYTVRFDGPELWGADSDPTLSVSVDAWESYLERP; from the coding sequence ATGGACGGCGCGCATGACATGGGCGGCGTCAAGGGTTTTGGCCCCGTCGTGCCCGAGCCGAATGAGCCGGTGTTCCATGCCGATTGGGAACGCCGTGCCTTCGCGCTGACGGTCGCGATGGCGCGTCCCGGCGGCTGGAATATCGACATGTCGCGCTTTGCGCGCGAGAACCGGCCGCCCGCGGATTATCTCGGCAAGAGCTATTACGAGATCTGGCTCGCGGGGCTGGAGACCCTGACGCTCGAGCGTGGCCTCGTGACGCGTGAGGAGATCGAGGCCGGCAAGGTATTGGTGGCCGCAAAGTCCGGTGTGAAACCGATCGCGCCGCAGGAAGTTTCGCCGGCAATCCGCAAGGGCGGCCCGACCGAGCGCGCGCCGGGCGCCCCTGCCCTGTTTGCGGTCGGCGACACCGTGCGGATGAAGGATATCCACCCGAAGACGCACACCCGCCTGCCGCATTATGTCCGCGGCCACCTCGGGACCATCGAGCACAATCACGGCTGCCATGTGTTTCCCGATCTCAATTCGCAGGGCAAGGGCGAGAACCCGCAATGGCTCTACACCGTGCGCTTCGATGGGCCGGAGCTGTGGGGGGCGGACAGCGATCCGACGCTGAGCGTCTCGGTCGATGCCTGGGAATCCTACCTGGAGCGTCCCTGA
- a CDS encoding nitrile hydratase accessory protein, protein MALTPQQAMRAAVAVPGVPRDADGPVFREPWEARAFAMALTLHEAGVFTWKEWAEALGAEIKRAQAGGDPDTGETYYSHWLATLERLVAAKGVATSDILHRYRDAWDHAADRTPHGQPIELTPDDFGY, encoded by the coding sequence ATGGCTCTCACGCCGCAACAGGCGATGCGCGCCGCCGTCGCGGTGCCCGGCGTGCCGCGCGACGCCGACGGCCCCGTGTTCAGAGAACCGTGGGAGGCACGCGCCTTTGCGATGGCGCTCACGCTGCATGAAGCGGGCGTTTTCACGTGGAAGGAATGGGCCGAGGCGCTCGGCGCTGAGATCAAGCGCGCGCAGGCCGGGGGCGACCCCGACACCGGCGAGACCTATTACAGCCATTGGCTCGCGACACTGGAGCGGCTGGTTGCGGCCAAGGGCGTCGCGACCTCTGACATCCTGCACCGCTACCGCGATGCCTGGGATCATGCCGCCGACCGCACGCCGCATGGCCAGCCGATCGAGCTGACGCCAGACGATTTTGGTTATTGA
- the queC gene encoding 7-cyano-7-deazaguanine synthase QueC, with amino-acid sequence MTDQAKSETALVLFSGGQDSTTCLAWALERFARVETIGFDYGQRHAIELDCRARLIAGIRALRPDWAARLGDGHTLAIPTLAEVSDTALTRDVAIEMGKDGLPNTFVPGRNLVFLTFAAALAYRRGIRHLVGGMCETDYSGYPDCRNDTMRALESALSLGMARQFELHTPLMWIDKAATWKLAHDLGGEGLVGLIREHSHTCYLGERGAQHDWGFGCGECPACSLRAKGWREYLASSQ; translated from the coding sequence ATGACCGATCAAGCCAAGTCCGAAACCGCGCTCGTCCTGTTTTCCGGCGGCCAGGATTCCACCACCTGCCTGGCCTGGGCGCTTGAGCGCTTTGCCCGCGTCGAGACCATCGGTTTCGACTATGGCCAGCGCCATGCGATCGAGCTCGACTGCCGCGCGCGGCTCATTGCCGGCATCCGCGCGCTGCGGCCGGACTGGGCGGCCAGGCTGGGCGACGGCCACACGCTCGCGATCCCGACGCTTGCCGAAGTCTCCGACACCGCGCTGACGCGCGACGTCGCGATCGAGATGGGCAAGGACGGCCTGCCGAACACCTTCGTGCCTGGCCGCAACCTCGTGTTCCTGACCTTTGCGGCGGCGCTCGCCTACCGCCGCGGCATCCGCCATCTGGTCGGCGGCATGTGCGAGACGGACTATTCCGGCTATCCCGATTGTCGCAATGATACCATGCGCGCGCTTGAGAGCGCGCTCAGCCTCGGCATGGCCAGACAATTCGAGCTGCACACGCCGTTGATGTGGATCGACAAGGCCGCGACCTGGAAGCTCGCGCATGATCTCGGCGGGGAGGGGCTCGTTGGTCTCATCCGAGAGCATTCGCACACCTGTTATCTCGGCGAGCGCGGGGCGCAGCATGACTGGGGTTTTGGCTGCGGTGAATGTCCGGCCTGCAGCCTGCGCGCCAAGGGTTGGCGGGAATACCTTGCCAGCAGTCAATAA
- the mazG gene encoding nucleoside triphosphate pyrophosphohydrolase: protein MKPSRDISGLIEVMAALRTPVTGCPWDLEQDFSSIAPYTIEEAYEVADAIARGDLDDLKDELGDLLLQVVYHARMAEEEKAFDFGDVVESITRKMIRRHPHVFGDENGAVTSQHVASNWQRIKAEEKAERAARRPAEESTHTSLLASVKAGQPALARALELQRKASTVGFDWNDPRAVLAKIREEADEIEAALDRNDKAEMFEETGDLLFVLVNLARHVGANPEMALRAANAKFERRFAYIERALAAKGRTLEGATLEEMDALWNEAKGKEAPSSSGPGER, encoded by the coding sequence ATGAAACCTTCCCGCGACATTTCAGGGCTGATCGAGGTGATGGCGGCGCTGCGCACGCCTGTGACCGGCTGCCCATGGGACCTCGAACAGGATTTTTCGAGCATCGCTCCCTACACCATCGAGGAAGCTTACGAGGTGGCGGACGCGATCGCACGCGGCGACCTCGACGACCTCAAGGACGAGCTCGGCGATCTCCTGCTCCAGGTGGTCTATCACGCCCGCATGGCGGAGGAGGAAAAGGCTTTCGACTTCGGCGACGTGGTCGAGTCCATCACGCGGAAAATGATCCGGCGCCATCCGCATGTGTTCGGCGACGAGAACGGCGCGGTGACGTCACAGCACGTCGCCTCCAACTGGCAGCGCATCAAGGCCGAGGAAAAGGCCGAGCGCGCCGCGCGACGACCAGCGGAAGAGAGCACGCACACCTCGCTGCTGGCGAGCGTCAAGGCGGGCCAGCCGGCGCTTGCGCGTGCGCTGGAGCTGCAGCGCAAGGCCTCCACCGTCGGCTTCGACTGGAACGACCCGCGTGCGGTGCTGGCGAAGATCCGCGAGGAAGCCGACGAGATCGAGGCTGCTCTCGACCGCAATGACAAGGCCGAGATGTTCGAGGAGACCGGCGATCTCCTGTTCGTGCTGGTTAACCTCGCGCGACATGTCGGCGCCAATCCCGAAATGGCGCTGCGCGCGGCGAATGCGAAGTTCGAACGGCGCTTCGCCTATATCGAGCGTGCGCTGGCGGCAAAGGGACGGACGCTCGAGGGCGCGACGCTGGAGGAAATGGATGCGCTCTGGAACGAGGCAAAGGGGAAGGAAGCTCCCTCGTCGTCCGGGCCAGGCGAGCGATAG